The DNA window CGACCAAATTCACCGTCGATGGAGATTCCTTAATTCCTCCGTTCTCCGCGCTTGCGGGTATCGGGGAAAATGCTGCTCGTAACATCGCTGCTGCAAAAGAATTAGGCGAGTATTTATCTATTGAGGATTTCCAACAAAAATCGAAAGCAAGTAAAACCGTTGTTGAACTACTGGGCACCTTGGGATGTTTCCGCGGGCTTCCTGAAAGCAACCAGCTTTCCCTGTTTTAGGAAATGAAAATTTCACTGTTTTTTCAGTCAGGGATTGCAATTATTTGCTTCAATTAGATGGTAGTTGGGCTCTTCGCCTTTCAGGTAAAGGTCTTTTACTTGTCACTATACCGTGACTATGTTATAATTTTTATGGTAATCATGGAGATAGAACCGTTGTTAAAGAGTGGGGAAACCCACTCTTTATCTTTGGTATATAGGAAACAATTGTATGGAGGTATGTACGCTTGAGCACACCGAAGATCAAAGCGACCGTGGAAGAGATGGTTACACCATTCCTAGAAGAGAATGGCTTTGAACTGGTTGACGTGGAATATGTGAAAGAAGGAAGCAATTGGTTCTTACGTGTTTTCGTGGATAAGGACGGAGGCATCGATATCGATGACTGTGGTCGAATTAGCGAATATTTAAGTGAGAAGTTGGATGCTAATGATCCGATCTCTTCAGCTTATTTCCTGGAAGTATCTTCCCCTGGGGCGGAACGTCCGCTCAAAAAGGCAGAGGATGTAACCAAAGCCGTTGGAAGTGATGTATTTGTAACTACATATGAATCGGTTGATGGCCTGAAAGAATTTGAAGGCCGACTTCTTTCCTTCGAGAATGAGGAGCTAGTTATCCAAGTTGGGAAGAAAAGTCATGCCATTCCATATAGTAAAGTTGCGGCCGCTAGGCTGGCCATTATTTTTTAACCTGTAACTTACCAGGAACATTGAAGGGGGGAACTCGAGGCAAATGAGTATGGATTTTATCGATGCCTTGAACGAATTGGAAAGAGAGAAAGGGATCAGCAAAGATATTTTATTTGAAGCGATTGAAGCTGCACTGATCTCAAGTTACAAACGTAACTTCAACACGGCACAAAATGTACGAGTGGATATGAACAGACTTACTGGTGTAATTAAGGTTTATGCTCGTAAGCTTGTTGTTGAAGAAGTTCTTGATCCACGCACAGAAATTTCACTGCCAGCTGCTCGTGAGATTAATCCTAATTTTCAGCTTGACGACATTGCGGAGATCGAAGTAACGCCTCGTGATTTCGGACGTATTGCGGCTCAAACTGCTAAGCAAGTTGTAACGCAACGTATTCGTGAAGCGGAACGGGGACTCATCTATAATGCGTTTGTTGAGAAGGAAGAAGATATCGTAACGGGTATCGTGCAACGTCAGGATTTGCGTAATGTTTACGTGGACCTTGGCAAAGTTGAAGCACATCTTCCACTTAGTGAACTTATGCCAAACGAGAAATTTAAACATGGTGATCGGATCAAAGCATATATCACGAAGGTTGAGAACACTACAAAAGGACCACAAATTTTACTATCACGTTCTCATCCGGGATTGCTGAAGAGATTGTTCGAGCTAGAAGTTCCTGAGATTTTTGATGGCGTAGTTGAGATTCGTTCTGTTGCCCGTGAAGCAGGATTCCGTTCCAAAATTGCGGTTTACTCTCGTAATAATGAAGTGGATCCGGTTGGTTCATGTGTAGGACCAAAGGGGAACCGCGTACAGACCATCGTAAATGAACTTCGTGGTGAGAAAATAGATATCGTTCGCTATTCGGAAAGTGTTGAAGAGTACGTAGCTAATGCACTTAGTCCTTCGAAAGTGCTTGAAGTTGAAGTCTTCGAGACTGAGAAAATGGCGCGGGTTATCGTTCCTGATTATCAATTATCACTTGCTATTGGGATCAAAGGTCAAAATGCCCGGTTGGCAGCTAAACTGACAGGATGGAAAATCGACATTAAGAGCGAGAGCCAAGCGGAAGAGGAATTCGGAAGAGAAAGAAGTCAGCTGGAGGAACTCGATCAAGATTCCATCTCCGTCGATTAAACTATAAGAGGTAGTTCAAAAAGTCATCTTTTGATCACGAAGCATATCACAAGAAGCGGAATCGACATCGAATCTTGAATTCAGCCGGGCCTTCCGGTGCTCACGTAGGTTTTGCTAGCGATTGCTTCCGAAGCCGTTTTCTCCGAAAACGTGTAGCTCCGCTCCTCATGCCCTAGCTTCATCCAACCTTCTTGGTGCTGAAAATCTGACTTTTTGAACACATATTATAAGGGACGGGAGTGTGGTCGAAATGAAAACCAGAAAAATACCGCTTCGAAAATGCGTTGCTTGTGGCGAGATGATGCCTAAGAAATCATTGATTCGTGTTGTACGTTCGCCTGAAGGCGAGGTTTCGATTGATTTAACGGGCAAAAAGTCGGGGAGAGGAGCCTACTTGTGCGGGAAAGAGTCCTGCTTCAAGTTGGCTCATAAGAACCGGGCACTTGATCGAGCGCTAAAAGCAACAGTTGGTCCAGAGGTTTACGAACAACTGGCTCGTGATTTTCTAGCAGTCGAGGAGGAATTCCTCGCTGAGCGGGATAAGGAAGAGGGAGACGATGAGTAAGGTATTGTCCGGACTCGGCCTTGCGATGCGAGCAGGAAAAATAGTGACCGGTGATGAGAGCGTATTAAAAGCCGTTCGGTCTGCTGAGGCAAAACTAGTTATCGTTGCTGGGGATGCATCCGCTAATACTCATAAGAAATTTCGTGACAAATGCGGAACCTATAAAGTTCCTTTGATCATTGGATTTGACCGGGAACGGCTTGGAGCCAGTGTAGGGAAACCGGAACGGATTGTTATTGGACTCATGGATCAGGGATTTGCTGACATGATTCGAAAAACCATCGTTAAAACGTCGGAGGTGGAGTATATTGAGTAAACAAGAAAACAAGGATAAACTCAGAGTATACGAATACGCTAAATCGCTCAATATGAGTAGCAAAGAAATTATTACAATTCTTAAACGCTTGGATATCCCTGTTAACAACCATATGAGTGTTATGGAGAATAACGCGGTTGAATCAGTGGAAAAATTTTTCAAGGATATTAAGAGTAACGCTGCTGCAAAAAGAGAAAACTCAGGACGTACAGAAGCTTCAGCGAAAACTCCCGTTAAATCGTCGGCTCCGGCTTCCGCAGGAGGAAGTCAGACACCGAATTCTTCGGCCGGTGAAGGATCTGGCCAGCGTGGAGAGCAGCGTCGAGACGTTCAAGGAAATACGAATAGTCAAGTTATTAACAAAAATCAACAAGAAAAGCAGGTAAGTATGAATAATAAACCAAATAACACTAACCAAGCTACCACTTCAGGTAGCACTCAAGCAACTCAGGAAAGAACAAATCGTCCATCTAACAGCGGGCAAGGAGCACGCCCAGGACAAGGATCGAGTGGTCAACCAAACCGCAATTCCGGACCTAACCGCTCGCAAGGCCAAAGCGGCGGCGCATCATCCGGATTTTCTCGTCCAGGAACGAGTACTCCAAATCGTAGTTCCCAGCCTCAGGCTCGTACTGCGTCTACTGGTAATGATTCAAATAACCGTGGACAAGGCCAAAGCCAAGGTCAAGGTCAAGGACAACGTAAAGGCGGAAACAGCAACTACAACGGTAGTAACAATAGACCGGGACAATCCGGTCAAAGACGTTTTGATGATAATAAAGGTGGTAATTTCAAGAATAACCGCGGCGGTAAGGGCGGCGGTCGTGGCGGTAGAGGTGGGCAACAACAACCTCCACGTGAAAAGATTGATAATACACCGAAGAAAATTATCGTTCGTGGTAATTCCACAGTTGGAGAAACCGCGAAGTTGCTTCATAAAGATGCTTCTGAAGTAATCAAGAAATTGATTTCTCTTGGAGTCATGGCAACGATCAATCAGGAACTCGATATCGAAACTATACTTCTACTTGCCGGCGAATTTGGTGTTGAAGTTGAAGTGAAGATTCCGGTGGAAGATGATCGTTTTGAAACACTTCAAGAGGTTGATGATGAAGCGGATTTGATGGAACGTCCTCCAGTCGTAACGATTATGGGTCACGTCGATCATGGTAAGACAACACTCCTTGATGCGATTCGTTCAACGAACGTAACTGGTGGCGAAGCTGGGGGGATTACTCAGCATATCGGTGCTTACCAAGTTGAGATCAACAACAAGAAGATCACTTTCTTGGATACACCAGGTCACGAAGCGTTTACCGCAATGCGGGCACGTGGTGCACAATTGACCGATATTACAATTATTGTGGTTGCAGCTGACGACGGAGTTATGCCACAAACGGTTGAAGCAGTTAGCCATGCTAAAGCGGCAGGTCTACCTATCATCGTCGCAGTTAACAAAATCGATAAACCAGACGCTAATCCTGATAAAGTAAAGCAAGAGCTTACAGAATATGGACTGGTACCGGAAGAGTGGGGCGGGGATACTATCTTCGTTAACGTTTCGGCTAAACAGAAGATGGGTCTGGAAGAGCTTCTTGAAATGATTCTGCTAGTTGCGGAAGTTAATGAGTATCGTGCAAATCCTAACAAACGTGCTCGCGGTTTGGTTATTGAAGCTGAACTTGATAAGAGTCGTGGTCCGGTAGCTCGCGTACTCGTTCAACATGGTACTCTGAAAGTCGGCGATGCTTTTGTTGCAGGTAACTGCTTTGGTCGTATCCGTGCTATGGTGAATGATAAAGGACGTCGTCTCAAAGAAGTTGGACCTTCTACTCCGGTTGAAATTACCGGTTTAACAGAAGTTCCAAAAGCTGGTGATCCATTCATGGTGTTTGAGGACGAGCGCAAAGCCCGTTCCATTGCTGAGAAACGTGCGATTACTCAACGTCAATCGGATCTTGGTCACAACACCAGAGTTACGCTCGACGATTTGTTCCAACATATTAAAGATGGTGAAATGAAAGACCTTAATGTCATTATCAAAGGTGACGTTCAAGGCTCGGTCGAAGCACTTAAGAGCTCACTTCAGAAGATTGAAGTTGAAGGCGTACGCGTGAAGATTATTCATAGTGGTGCGGGAGCCATTACGGAATCGGATATTATTCTGGCAGCAGCTTCCAATGCGATCGTGATCGGTTTCAATGTTCGTCCTGATTCTCAGACGAAAGCAACTGCTGAACAAGAGAAGGTTGATATCAGACTTCACCGTGTCATTTACAGTGCAATTGAAGAGATCGAACAAGCGATGAAAGGTATGCTTGATCCGGTCTACAAGGAAGTTGTTATTGGCCATGCTGAAGTTCGTAATTTGTTTAAGATTAGCAAAGTGGGAGCCATTGCAGGTTGTATGGTGACTTCTGGTAAGATTACTCGTTCCGCTGAAATGCGCCTAGTTCGTTCAGGCATTGTGGTATACGAGGGTAAAATTGATTCACTCAAACGTTTCAAAGATGATGCAAAAGAGGTTGCTCAAGGTTATGAATGTGGTATTACTCTGGACAACTTTAACGACCTCAAAGAGGGCGACATTATCGAAGCGTTCATCATGGAGACTGTTGAACCGAAGTAAGGTGAGGTGTCATATATGGCAAAAAATCGTACCGGTCGTGTAAGTGAACAAATCAAAAAAGAGTTAAGCATTCTGATTCAAACAGAGCTTAAGGATCCTCGAATTGGATTTGTTACAGTGACTGGCGTTGATGTTACAAACGATTTATCACAAGCAAAAGTATATCTGAGTGTATTCGGTGACGAAGAGAAAAAAGCTGAATCACTGAAAGGGATTGACAAAGCGAATGGATTTTTGCGGACTGAGATTGGAAAGCGAATCCGGTTACGTCATACACCTGAACTGATATTCAAAATTGATGAGTCGGTTGCTTATGGTAGCCGCATCGAGAAGTTGCTTGGTGAAATCACGCACGACGATAAATGAACATTTAAAGGAGACGGCAATGCAGACCAATGAACGGGAGTTCCGGCAGACCACTCAGTTTCTGACGGAACATGATGATTTCCTGGTAGTGTCGCATATTCAGCCGGACGGAGATGCAGTCAGTTCTACCCTTGCGGTGGGCTGGCTTCTCTCATGTCTAGGTAAAAATTACGTTATGGTTAACGAAGGCCCCATTCCTCGGCGGATGTCTTATTTATGGCATAGTGAACAGATCAAGGATCTTTCAGTTGATCCGCTCCAGCATAAGTACAGTCATGTTATTGCCGTAGATTGTGCTGACTATGCTCGAATTGGAAAGGTACGGGAATGCTTCGCTGATAACGCACAAATCTTGAATATTGATCACCATCCTACCAATGATAAATTTGGTGCAGTCAATTTGATTGTACCCGATGCGGCCGCAACGGTAGAAATTTTGTTCGATCTTATTGGGCATCTTGAACTTGAAATGACTCCAGATATCGCAACGGCGATATATACAGGTCTTTTGACCGACACAGGTGGTTTTCGTTATTCCAGCACAACTCCAAAGGTCATGGCAACAGCATCCAAACTATTGGAGTATGGAGTTGATGGGCCTGGCTTATCAGAATTACTTTTAGAGCAGATGACCCTCCCTCAACTACGTTTGTTAACTCGAGCACTGAATCGATTGGTTATCACAGAGGATGGCAAGATCAGCTGGGTGACGATTGATGATGAAGATATGTTAGCAACGGGTGCTATCCATGAAGACTTGGAAGGGATCGTTAATTATCCCCGCAATATTCAGGGGGTTGAAGTTGGTCTTTTATTTAAAGTTATAAATGAAAACGCCGTTAAAGCGAGCATGCGCTCGAATGGAAATGTAGATGTTGCTTCAATCGCTCAAAGCTTCGGTGGAGGGGGACATGTTCGCGCTGCTGGAGCCCGTATTGAAGGGACACTCGAGGATGTTGTATCCCGTGTAGTGGAGCAGGTGAAGGCAAAATTATGAGTTCATATGAAGGTATACTTCCGGTCAATAAACCCGCGGGTTTTACCTCGCATGATGTAGTAGCTAAGACGCGTAGGATTTTAAGCATGAAGCGAATTGGCCATACAGGGACGCTTGACCCAGCGGTAACGGGTGTGCTTCCATTATGCTTAGGCCGAGCGACGCGAATGGTTGAGTACTTGCAGGAATTACCTAAGGAGTATGAGGCAACTCTTTTGCTAGGAGTAGCTACTGATACAGAGGATATCTCGGGTAATGTGATAGAGCAAATGGAGCAGGTTTCCGTTACGGAGGAAGAGGTTCAGTTGGTTCTGTCTCAATTTACTGGAACGATTTCACAAGTTCCGCCGATGTACTCTGCTTTGAAGCAGGACGGTAAGCGCCTCTATGAACTGGCCCGCGAAGGAAAGACCGTAGAGCGTAAACCTCGGGAAGTTACGATCCATGAAATAGAAATGATCTCCTTCAATCCAGAAGGACCACATCCGACTATTTCTTTCCGGGCGCTCTGCTCCAAAGGAACGTATATCCGTACATTATGTGTCGATATTGGTCAGGCACTGGGTGTTCCTGCTACGATGTCTAAGCTTAAACGTACGATGTCGGCAGGTATACCTGAAGCAGCATGTCTGACTCTTGAAGATATAGCAAAGTATGCTGAGGAAGGTACATTAGCGTCCTATTTGCTCCCGGTCGATAAGGCAGTGGAACATCTGCCTGCTCATACGGTGGTAGCAGAGAAGGTACCAGCAGCTCTTCAGGGGCAGAAGCTATCCTCAAATACAATTCACCCTGGGGCGAATCCAGGGGATATTATGCGGCTGTATGGGCCGAATGAACAGTTTTTAGGCATTTTTCGCTTGGAGGAGCATGGTCAGTTTGTGAGACCTGTCAAAGTTTTTCTCCCTGAGTGATTAAGTGCCCATCACAGTGAAATTGCAGGTGAGCCATTGTGGAGACAATAACTTTATCTTATCCTTTACCAGAGGACATTATTGCTAGAGATACTAGACCGCAAGTGATGGCTATTGGCCAGTTTGATGGTTTACATCTAGGTCACGAAAGTGTGATCAAATCTGCGGTTAACTTGGCAGTGCGTTTGGGACTTCCTGCTGCAGTTATGACTTTCCATCCTCATCCGAAAGAAGTCATGAAGAAAGGTGACTATGATGGTTACTTAACTCCACCACATGTGAAAGAACAACTTTTCCGTGAACTTGGAGTTGATTATTTATATATCGTTGATTTTAACGATGACTTCTCCCAAGTAAGCCCACATCATTTTGTGTGTGACATGTTGTTACCATTGAAAGTTCATACCGCCGTAGTTGGCTTCGACTTCCGTTATGGATACCGTGGTGAAGGACATGCGGATACGCTACGTGAATTAAGCGGGAATACGATGGAAGTTTGCACGATGCCAGCTTTTCTTATCCATGATGAAAAAGTCAGCAGTTCGGGCATTCGTAAGGCATTACAAGAGGGTAACATCTCTTTGGCCAATCGTTGGCTAGGTAGACGGTACACAATTAACGGCACTGTTATGCATGGTGAGAAGAGGGGCCGCTTGCTAGGATTTCCAACTGCCAATATGAAACCAAACGAACATTTCGTACTTCCAACTAAAGGAGTATATGCTGTTAGAGCCAATTTAGAGGGAGCATCATTCTCAGGTGTCATGAACGTTGGAGTTAAGCCAACTTTTCACAGTGATGTAGTAGCACCGTCTTTGGAAATTCATCTACTTGACTTCAATGGCGACCTATATGGTAAGCAGTTGGAAGTAGAGCTAGTAGAATTTATTCGGGCAGAACGCAAATTTGAATCCGTTGAGAAATTAATTGCTCAAATCAAAGTAGATGCTGAGACGGCAAGAGGAATGCTCCTATCTGTGAAATAAAGAGAACGTTCAATATTTTGTGGATTTTTGAATACTCGCTTTAAATTAAGAATAGCGGCATTTACTTTCATCAGCGGGATATGATATACTGATAGACGTTGTTCATGGTAAGAGAGTTGATCTTAAATCATGGCACAAATAACCTTAGCTTGGTTAATCGGTCCTCACCGCCCGACAACGAGGCTAATGGCGATTATGATAAAGGAGGTGAACAGGATGGCATTGACTCAAGAACGTAAACACCAATTGATTGCAGAGCACAAAACTCATGAATCCGATACAGGATCTCCAGAGGTGCAAATTGCTATCCTTACGGAGAACATCGTGAACTTGACGGACCACTTGCGTACACACAAGAAGGACCATCATTCCCGTCGCGGTCTTTTGAAAATGGTTGGACAACGTCGTAGTTTGTTGGCTTACTTGAAGAAAAAAGACGTGAGACGTTACTCCGCATTGATCGAGAAACTCGGATTGCGTCGTTAATTTTGACATGATTAGCCAAAGCAGCCTGGTGGCCGCCGGATACGCTATTGAAGCGAGACGGGGTGTCACTGGGTTGCTTTTTAAAGTCATGGAAATGAATACGCTACTCAGGAAAATTTCACTACAATTTCGATGGGCACCGCAAGGTGCTTTTCTTATGAATTGAGCAAAAGAAGGAAATAATGGAGTCTGTAACGAACTTGTATGTTTGATAAGGAGGGATCTCATGGAGAAACATGTGAAAATGCAGTTAGGAGGAAGACCTCTTATACTGGAAACTGGTCGTTTGGCTAAGCAAGCAAATGCAGCAGTAATGGTACGCTATGGCGATACAGCTGTATTATGTACAGTAACGGCGTCCCCTGGACCAAAGGATCTGGATTTCTTTCCACTCACCGTTAATTATGAAGAAAAACTGTATGCAGTAGGGAAAATCCCTGGTGGTTTCATTAAGCGGGAAGGACGTCCAAGTGAGAAAGCAATTCTTGCTAGCCGTTTGACTGACCGTCCGATTCGTCCGTTGTTCCCGGAAGGCTTCCGGAATGATGTACAAATCGTAAATCTTGTCATGAGTGTGGATCAAGATTGCCAACCAGATATCGCAGCTATGATTGGTACCTCGGCAGCGCTAAGTATTTCGGATGTTCCATTTAATGGCCCGATTGGTAGCGTAGCTGTTGGTCGGATTAATGGAGAATTCATCATCAATCCAACGATCTCTCAGCAAGAAGCTAGCGACATTTATGTTGTGGTGGCTGGTACTAAAGACGCGATTATGATGGTTGAAGCTGAAGCAAATGAAGTACCTGAAGAAGTCATGCTGGAAGCGATCATGTTTGGTCATGATGAAATCAAGAATATCGTAGCTGTCATTGAGGAACTCGTCAAAATTGCCGGTAAAGAGAAGATGGAAGTGAAGCTTCATGCCGTAAATGCTGATGTTAATTCCGCTGTACGTGATTTTGCTGCTGCACGCTTGGTTGAAGCGGTAAAAGTAGCAGAGAAACATGCACGTCAAGAAGCAATTGACGCAATTAATGATGAGACGGTAGCATTCTTCGCGGAGAAGTACATAGAATCTCCGGAACTCTTGAACGATGTGAAGGAAGTTCTTCACGATATCGTTAAGGAAGAAGTCCGCCGCTTGATTACGCATGATAAAGTACGTCCTGATGGCCGGAAATTGGACGAGATTCGTCCGATCGATTGCGACATCGACTTGCTACCTCGTACTCATGGTTCAGGTCTATTTACACGTGGACAAACTCAAGCACTGAGTATCTGTACCCTTGGAGCTTTGGGTGATGTACAAATTTTGGACGGTATTCATTTGGAAGAGTCCAAACGATTCATGCATCATTACAATTTCCCTCCGTTTAGCGTTGGTGAAGCTCGTCCGCTCCGCCCACCGGGTCGTCGTGAAATTGGACATGGAGCACTTGGCGAAAGAGCACTTTCCAAGGTAATTCCTTCTGAAACGGAATTCCCATATACGATTCGTCTTGTATCTGAGGTTATCGAATCAAATGGTTCTACTTCCCAAGCTAGTATTTGTGCAAGTACCTTGGCCATGATGGATGCAGGTGTACCAATCAAAGCACCGGTTGCTGGTGTTGCGATGGGTCTCATTAAGGATGGGGAACATGTATCGATTCTGACAGATATTCAGGGTATGGAAGATCATTTGGGAGATATGGACTTCAAAGTAGCAGGAACAGCTGAAGGTGTAACTGCAATTCAAATGGATATTAAAATTGATGGTATCGATCGTCAAATTTTATCTGATGCATTGTCTCAAGCTAGAGAAGGACGCATGCATATCCTCTCTAAAATGATGGAACGTATTGATAAACCGAAGGCGCATTTATCTAAATATGCACCTAAGATTATCATTATTAATATCAATCCGGACAAAATCCGTGATGTTATCGGACCTGGTGGGAAAATCATCAACAAGATCATCGAGGAAACTGGTGTGAAGATCGACATCGAGCAAGATGGCCGAGTATTTATCGCTTCTACAGATGAGGAAATGAATAATAAAGCTCGCTCTATTATTGAGGGAATCGTCAAGGAAGTTGTAGTCGGTGAAATTTACATCGGTACGGTTAAACGGATTGAGAAATTTGGCGCTTTTGTTGAGATCCTACCGGGTAAAGACGGTTTGGTGCATATTTCACAACTGTCAACAGAACGTGTTGCCAAGGTGGAAGATGTCGTTGCGATCGGCGATTCAATAACTGTTAAAGTTACTGAAATTGATCAACAGGGTCGTATTAATCTTTCCCGCAAAGTAGTTCTGACCGCACAGTCGGAGTAATTTTATTCATACTCAATAGACTCTAGCCTGCGGCAAAAGAGACGGAATGTATTCATTCTGGCTCTTTTTTACTTTTTCCTCATATTAAAATACGAATGTTCTGAGAAACACTACCCTTCCTTCTGCATAAACCTGAACGTGTCCACATATGATGAGGACAAAACCAGGTTGAAGGGATGGGCCTGTCATGAATCGAAAAAAATATGCAGTCATATTATTCTGTGTGATGACGGTGTTGGTCATTGGACAGTTTACAGGGGTTAGGGCGTTTGTACAGGGTGTAGAGGGAGGGCAAAACGGTAGCTATGCATTTAGGCTGTTTAATGACGGTGAAGCGGAGAATACACTTCTTAGTAAAATTCAAGAGGAGGCCGCTAAGCGGAGAATTGAACCTGTAGATGCCGTAGTAGATCGTGTGTGGAAAGCAATCCCAGGGTATAATGGATTGGAAGTAGATATAGACAGCACGTATAAGAAGGCTAAAACAGCACCAGAAGGCGCGGAGATCCAGTATGTTTATCGGGAGATTAAACCCCGAATCAGTTTGGATGATTTGGAGCCACAGCCTATTTACCGAGGGAATCCAGCCAAGCCAATGGCCGCGCTGATGATTAATGTTGCTTGGGGCAATCAGTATATCGTACCCATGCTGGATACGTTAGATGAGGCTAAGGTAAAGGCTACTTTTTTTCTGGATGGTAGTTGGTTGAAGAAAAACGTTGAATTAGCTCAGGAGATTCAGAGACGTGGTCACCAGA is part of the Paenibacillus segetis genome and encodes:
- the nusA gene encoding transcription termination factor NusA translates to MSMDFIDALNELEREKGISKDILFEAIEAALISSYKRNFNTAQNVRVDMNRLTGVIKVYARKLVVEEVLDPRTEISLPAAREINPNFQLDDIAEIEVTPRDFGRIAAQTAKQVVTQRIREAERGLIYNAFVEKEEDIVTGIVQRQDLRNVYVDLGKVEAHLPLSELMPNEKFKHGDRIKAYITKVENTTKGPQILLSRSHPGLLKRLFELEVPEIFDGVVEIRSVAREAGFRSKIAVYSRNNEVDPVGSCVGPKGNRVQTIVNELRGEKIDIVRYSESVEEYVANALSPSKVLEVEVFETEKMARVIVPDYQLSLAIGIKGQNARLAAKLTGWKIDIKSESQAEEEFGRERSQLEELDQDSISVD
- the truB gene encoding tRNA pseudouridine(55) synthase TruB yields the protein MSSYEGILPVNKPAGFTSHDVVAKTRRILSMKRIGHTGTLDPAVTGVLPLCLGRATRMVEYLQELPKEYEATLLLGVATDTEDISGNVIEQMEQVSVTEEEVQLVLSQFTGTISQVPPMYSALKQDGKRLYELAREGKTVERKPREVTIHEIEMISFNPEGPHPTISFRALCSKGTYIRTLCVDIGQALGVPATMSKLKRTMSAGIPEAACLTLEDIAKYAEEGTLASYLLPVDKAVEHLPAHTVVAEKVPAALQGQKLSSNTIHPGANPGDIMRLYGPNEQFLGIFRLEEHGQFVRPVKVFLPE
- the rbfA gene encoding 30S ribosome-binding factor RbfA, with amino-acid sequence MAKNRTGRVSEQIKKELSILIQTELKDPRIGFVTVTGVDVTNDLSQAKVYLSVFGDEEKKAESLKGIDKANGFLRTEIGKRIRLRHTPELIFKIDESVAYGSRIEKLLGEITHDDK
- the rpsO gene encoding 30S ribosomal protein S15, with translation MALTQERKHQLIAEHKTHESDTGSPEVQIAILTENIVNLTDHLRTHKKDHHSRRGLLKMVGQRRSLLAYLKKKDVRRYSALIEKLGLRR
- a CDS encoding L7Ae/L30e/S12e/Gadd45 family ribosomal protein, with protein sequence MSKVLSGLGLAMRAGKIVTGDESVLKAVRSAEAKLVIVAGDASANTHKKFRDKCGTYKVPLIIGFDRERLGASVGKPERIVIGLMDQGFADMIRKTIVKTSEVEYIE
- the rnpM gene encoding RNase P modulator RnpM: MKTRKIPLRKCVACGEMMPKKSLIRVVRSPEGEVSIDLTGKKSGRGAYLCGKESCFKLAHKNRALDRALKATVGPEVYEQLARDFLAVEEEFLAERDKEEGDDE
- a CDS encoding DHH family phosphoesterase; the protein is MQTNEREFRQTTQFLTEHDDFLVVSHIQPDGDAVSSTLAVGWLLSCLGKNYVMVNEGPIPRRMSYLWHSEQIKDLSVDPLQHKYSHVIAVDCADYARIGKVRECFADNAQILNIDHHPTNDKFGAVNLIVPDAAATVEILFDLIGHLELEMTPDIATAIYTGLLTDTGGFRYSSTTPKVMATASKLLEYGVDGPGLSELLLEQMTLPQLRLLTRALNRLVITEDGKISWVTIDDEDMLATGAIHEDLEGIVNYPRNIQGVEVGLLFKVINENAVKASMRSNGNVDVASIAQSFGGGGHVRAAGARIEGTLEDVVSRVVEQVKAKL
- a CDS encoding bifunctional riboflavin kinase/FAD synthetase — translated: METITLSYPLPEDIIARDTRPQVMAIGQFDGLHLGHESVIKSAVNLAVRLGLPAAVMTFHPHPKEVMKKGDYDGYLTPPHVKEQLFRELGVDYLYIVDFNDDFSQVSPHHFVCDMLLPLKVHTAVVGFDFRYGYRGEGHADTLRELSGNTMEVCTMPAFLIHDEKVSSSGIRKALQEGNISLANRWLGRRYTINGTVMHGEKRGRLLGFPTANMKPNEHFVLPTKGVYAVRANLEGASFSGVMNVGVKPTFHSDVVAPSLEIHLLDFNGDLYGKQLEVELVEFIRAERKFESVEKLIAQIKVDAETARGMLLSVK
- the infB gene encoding translation initiation factor IF-2, with amino-acid sequence MSKQENKDKLRVYEYAKSLNMSSKEIITILKRLDIPVNNHMSVMENNAVESVEKFFKDIKSNAAAKRENSGRTEASAKTPVKSSAPASAGGSQTPNSSAGEGSGQRGEQRRDVQGNTNSQVINKNQQEKQVSMNNKPNNTNQATTSGSTQATQERTNRPSNSGQGARPGQGSSGQPNRNSGPNRSQGQSGGASSGFSRPGTSTPNRSSQPQARTASTGNDSNNRGQGQSQGQGQGQRKGGNSNYNGSNNRPGQSGQRRFDDNKGGNFKNNRGGKGGGRGGRGGQQQPPREKIDNTPKKIIVRGNSTVGETAKLLHKDASEVIKKLISLGVMATINQELDIETILLLAGEFGVEVEVKIPVEDDRFETLQEVDDEADLMERPPVVTIMGHVDHGKTTLLDAIRSTNVTGGEAGGITQHIGAYQVEINNKKITFLDTPGHEAFTAMRARGAQLTDITIIVVAADDGVMPQTVEAVSHAKAAGLPIIVAVNKIDKPDANPDKVKQELTEYGLVPEEWGGDTIFVNVSAKQKMGLEELLEMILLVAEVNEYRANPNKRARGLVIEAELDKSRGPVARVLVQHGTLKVGDAFVAGNCFGRIRAMVNDKGRRLKEVGPSTPVEITGLTEVPKAGDPFMVFEDERKARSIAEKRAITQRQSDLGHNTRVTLDDLFQHIKDGEMKDLNVIIKGDVQGSVEALKSSLQKIEVEGVRVKIIHSGAGAITESDIILAAASNAIVIGFNVRPDSQTKATAEQEKVDIRLHRVIYSAIEEIEQAMKGMLDPVYKEVVIGHAEVRNLFKISKVGAIAGCMVTSGKITRSAEMRLVRSGIVVYEGKIDSLKRFKDDAKEVAQGYECGITLDNFNDLKEGDIIEAFIMETVEPK
- the rimP gene encoding ribosome maturation factor RimP, translating into MSTPKIKATVEEMVTPFLEENGFELVDVEYVKEGSNWFLRVFVDKDGGIDIDDCGRISEYLSEKLDANDPISSAYFLEVSSPGAERPLKKAEDVTKAVGSDVFVTTYESVDGLKEFEGRLLSFENEELVIQVGKKSHAIPYSKVAAARLAIIF